cacacaaataaaaattttaaaaacgtttttcctattattttgtttttatatgatATCTTGGTATTATATAATGGGAAACTGAAGCTAAAATGATGATGTGCTTTGCAACCGTTTAGAGAAACACTATACAACAAACATTTGTCAATCTAAAAGTTTCTACAAACAGCTGTAAAACATGTCTCGGATCTCAAACCTCTTCACCGACAACACAATGAATGTTCCTCCCTACGCAGTTCTCGTTCTCACTGCTATCATTACGGTTCTTTGGTTACTTCGCAAACGCTCGCCGCAACCACCTCTGCCCCCTGGACCACGAGGGCTACCTATCGTCGGAAACCTCCCGTTTCTTAAACCAAACCTTCACACCTACTTCAGAGACCTCGCTCAAGAATACGGTCCCATCTTCAAACTCCACCTTGGCTCGAAACTAGCCGTCGTGGTCAACACTCCGTCGCTAGCCCGAGAGATCTTGAAAGAACAAGACATCAATTTCTCAAACCGTGACGTCCCTCTCACGGCACGAGCCATTACTTATGGTGGTCTCGACCTTGTTTGGTTACCATACAGTGCGGAGTGGAGAATGCTTAGAAAAGTTTGCGTTCTCAAACTACTTAACCGCAAAACGTTGGATTCTATCTACGAGCTAAGGCGCAAGGAGATCCGAGAGAGGACGAGGTTTTTATACGAGAAAGGTCAAGAAAAATCAGCGGTGAACGTTGGTGATCAGTTGTTCGTGACGATGATGAACCTAACGATAAATATGTTATGGGGAGGATCGGTGAGAGCAGAGGAGATGGAGAGCGTTGGAACAGAGTTTAAAGTAGTGGTTTCCGAGATAACTAGGCTTTTGGGTGAGCCTAACGTTTCAGATTTCTTTCCGTGGCTAGCAAGGTTCGATCTCCAGGGGCTAGTGAAGCAGATGCGAGTGTGTGCTCGTGAGCTCGATGCCATATTTGATGGAGCCATTGAGAAGATGCCAAAGCTAGGAAGTAATGATGATGGTGAGTGCAAAGACTTTTTGCAACAGTTGATGAAGCTAAAGGACCAAGAAGCCAATTCAGAGGTTCCCGTTACCGTTAACCATGTCAAAGCCGTACTCGCGGTAATTACTTGTTGAGAAATAACTTAGCACTAAAAacttttttatcataaaaatagtAGGTCAAAATAATCCCATaatcaaatacattttattaaggaggtaaaaaaaacatttctatgACAAGTATTAATTAATGTGAAATTAGAATTTAATTTTGGGATAGTTTCAATAAcaaaatcagaaagaaaaaaaattcgacaaaaaaaaatttagtttttttgcgacatttatttatactattatttatgaagtgatttttaGCAAcagagctctcacgttaaaagttagactggttaatatcgttatattcttaatgaataaaatattaaataagcttaaaagtaaaaaagaatttaaaatctatttgattaaataattgattttaattaGTAACAGTAAGAATTATTCagaatctaaaaaaatatatgttaaaataaaatataatatatattgtgttgttatctgaaaaaatattaataaaaatttataaacataaatatataattaaatattaatcaaataaaaaattaattctatataattgaaaaaagaatattgagtgacttttaatatttatttctatataatgaatataatgtacaaataaatttacaaaaatatataataaagatataagaattttcaaatgaaaataaaaataatttgtgttataattttttaattagaattatatataatcataaGTAACTATAATATGTTTAGGTCCGCATGTACggacaaaacacctagtattttataatatatatatctataaaatttgtatacatAACTTATACCCTATTAAGTGAATACCCTAAATTCCACACCATAGTACCGTAGTTGACAGAGAGTAAACTTGTCACATGATAGGTAGTTTGCTAATTTCATcatttttttgagttttaaatCAATTCACTCTGTATATAAAGTAAGAATGTAATTGTTATTTACCCTTAATAGTTTCATAATATGTTCTTGTGAGAATGATTTTGATTCATGTGTTTGTTATATTCTGTATGTATATTCGAAGGATTTGGTGATTGGTGGTACTGATACATCCACAAACACGATAGAGTTTGCAATGGCCGAGCTTATAAAGAACCCAGCAGCGATGAAGAGAGCGCAACAAGAGCTAGACGAAGTTGTAGGAAGAGATAACATTGTTGAAGAATCACACATCACTAAACTTCCTTACATAGTAGCCATTATGAAAGAAACACTTAGGCTTTACCCGACCGTTCCTTTGTTAGTCCCTCACCGTCCAGCTGAAACTGCTGTCGTCAGCGGTTACACCGTCCCTAAAGACACTAAGATCTTCATCAATGTTTGGTCTATTCAGAGAGATCCAAACGTGTGGGAAAATCCGAATGAGTTTCGCCCGGAGAGGTTTCTTGATAAGAAGTCTTGTGATTTCCACGGAACCGACTATAGCTTTCTTCCCTTCGGATCTGGCCGGAGAATTTGCGCCGGTGTAGCACTCGCCGAGAGGATGGTTCAGTACACTCTTGCCACGCTGTTACATTCCTTCGATTGGAAGCTTCCGGAAGGCCATGTGTTTAATGTGGAAGACAAGTTTGGTATTGTCTTGAAGCTCAAAAACCCTCTAATTGCCGTGCCCGTTCCGAGGTTGTCTGATCCTAATCTTTATCTGTAGAAGCTAAGATCGTTGTATCTCGAACATCATGCATGTTTTctgtaataaaaataatctatagaaataaacaaaattattgaaCTAGAAGCATTTGTTTAACTTACATGCCTTGATATTATTTTCAC
This genomic stretch from Raphanus sativus cultivar WK10039 chromosome 3, ASM80110v3, whole genome shotgun sequence harbors:
- the LOC108843888 gene encoding flavonoid 3'-monooxygenase CYP75B137; the encoded protein is MSRISNLFTDNTMNVPPYAVLVLTAIITVLWLLRKRSPQPPLPPGPRGLPIVGNLPFLKPNLHTYFRDLAQEYGPIFKLHLGSKLAVVVNTPSLAREILKEQDINFSNRDVPLTARAITYGGLDLVWLPYSAEWRMLRKVCVLKLLNRKTLDSIYELRRKEIRERTRFLYEKGQEKSAVNVGDQLFVTMMNLTINMLWGGSVRAEEMESVGTEFKVVVSEITRLLGEPNVSDFFPWLARFDLQGLVKQMRVCARELDAIFDGAIEKMPKLGSNDDGECKDFLQQLMKLKDQEANSEVPVTVNHVKAVLADLVIGGTDTSTNTIEFAMAELIKNPAAMKRAQQELDEVVGRDNIVEESHITKLPYIVAIMKETLRLYPTVPLLVPHRPAETAVVSGYTVPKDTKIFINVWSIQRDPNVWENPNEFRPERFLDKKSCDFHGTDYSFLPFGSGRRICAGVALAERMVQYTLATLLHSFDWKLPEGHVFNVEDKFGIVLKLKNPLIAVPVPRLSDPNLYL